The following are encoded in a window of Sorex araneus isolate mSorAra2 chromosome 11, mSorAra2.pri, whole genome shotgun sequence genomic DNA:
- the OAT gene encoding ornithine aminotransferase, mitochondrial yields the protein MLSKLARVPAAALLRRGIHSSVTNATSVATKKKDQGPPASDYIFEREAKYGAHNYHPLPVALEKGKGIYVWDVEGRKYFDFLSAYSAVNQGHCHPKIVSALKSQAEKLTLTSRAFYNDVLGEYEEYVTKLFNYHKVLPMNTGVEAGETACKLARRWGYTVKGIPKYKAKIVFAAGNFWGRTMSAISSSTDPSSYEGFGPFMPGFELVPYNDLPALERAFQDPNVAAFMVEPIQGEAGVVVPDPGYLMGVRELCTRHQVLFIADEIQTGLARTGRWLAVDHENVRPDMVLLGKALSGGLYPVSAVLCDDDIMLTIKPGEHGSTYGGNPLGCRVAIASLEVLEEENLAENAENMGAILRKELMKLPSDIVTAVRGKGLLNAIVIRETKDYDAWKVCLRLRDNGLLAKPTHGDIIRLAPPLVIKEDEIRESVEIINKTILSF from the exons ATCTTTGAGCGGGAGGCCAAGTACGGGGCCCACAACTACCACCCTCTGCCCGTGGCGCTGGAGAAAGGAAAAG GCATTTACGTCTGGGatgtagaaggaagaaaatatttcgaCTTCCTGAGTGCCTACAGCGCCGTCAACCAAGGCCACTGTCACCCCAAGATCGTCAGCGCCCTGAAGAGCCAGGCGGAGAAGCTGACCCTGACGTCCAGGGCCTTCTACAACGACGTGCTGGGCGAGTACGAGGAGTACGTCACCAAGCTCTTCAACTACCACAAAGTCCTGCCCATGAACACAG GGGTGGAGGCGGGTGAGACGGCTTGCAAGCTTGCGCGGCGCTGGGGCTACACCGTCAAGGGCATCCCCAAGTACAAGGCCAAGATTGTGTTTGCAG CCGGCAACTTCTGGGGCAGGACGATGTCGGCCATCTCCAGCTCCACAGACCCGTCCAGCTACGAGGGGTTTGGCCCGTTCATGCCAGGATTCGAGCTCGTGCCCTATAATGACCTGCCCGCCCTTGAG CGCGCCTTCCAGGACCCCAACGTGGCTGCGTTCATGGTGGAGCCCATCCAGGGCGAGGCGGGCGTCGTCGTCCCGGACCCGGGCTACCTGATGGGCGTCCGTGAGCTCTGCACCCGGCACCAG GTCCTGTTCATTGCCGACGAGATACAGACGGGTCTCGCCAGAACGGGCCGGTGGCTGGCCGTGGACCACGAGAACGTCCGGCCCGACATGGTCCTCCTGGGCAAGGCGCTCTCGGGAGGCCTGTACCCT GTGTCCGCGGTGCTGTGTGACGACGACATCATGCTGACCATCAAGCCGGGCGAGCACGGGTCCACGTATGGCGGCAACCCGCTGGGCTGCCGGGTGGCCATCGCCTCCCTCGAG GTGCTGGAGGAGGAGAACCTGGCGGAGAACGCGGAGAACATGGGCGCCATCCTGCGGAAGGAGCTCATGAAGCTGCCGTCGGACATCGTGACGGCCGTGCGCGGGAAGGGGCTGCTCAACGCCATCGTCATCCGCGAGACCAAGG ACTACGACGCCTGGAAGGTGTGCCTGCGTCTCCGGGACAACGGCCTCCTGGCCAAGCCCACCCACGGCGACATCATCCGGCTGGCGCCCCCGCTCGTGATCAAGGAGGATGAGATCCGGGAGTCGGTGGAGATCATCAACAAGACCATCTTGTCCTTCTGA